The following proteins are co-located in the Cyprinus carpio isolate SPL01 chromosome B19, ASM1834038v1, whole genome shotgun sequence genome:
- the LOC109061665 gene encoding E3 ubiquitin/ISG15 ligase TRIM25-like isoform X1, protein MAEARFSHDQFRCPVCLDLLKDPVTIPCGHSYCMSCIKQCWNQEDQRRDYSCPECRQTFRPRPALKKSTMLAEVVEKMKITECKTAVPAGPGDVKCDVCTGRKHKAIKSCLVCLNSFCQNHLEQHENLFKGKRHDLMDATRYLQKMICSKHKKLLDIFCRSDQSCICMLCMVDKHKNHDTVSTVAERTEKQKHLGDTQRKYQQQIKKRKKKLSELKEAVKIHKHSAQTAVEDSERIFDKLIRFIKGRRSEVTQMIRDQEKTVVSQAEALMKQLEKEIDQMRSINDELEQLSQTHNHIHFLQSYLSLPVPPGSPDVPKITERSFDKVGKSVSRLRQELEDFCTEDIEKLSGRENCHNSLVSEVGYLEGFLPDPREDMTDYGLCSFSPTLHKSSGRGPEGLH, encoded by the exons ATGGCTGAAGCCAGGTTTTCTCATGATCAGTTCAGATGTCCAGTGTGTCTGGATTtgctgaaggatccagtgactattccctgtggacacagttactgtatgagctGCATTAAACAATGCTGGAATCAAGAGGATCAGAGGAGAGACTACAGCTGCCCTGaatgcagacagaccttcagacCAAGACCTGCTTTAAAGAAAAGCACCATGCTGGCAGAAGTGGTGGAGAAAATGAAGATAACTGAATGCAAAACTGCTGTTCCTGCCGGACCTGGAGATGTGaagtgtgacgtctgtactggaagaaaacacAAAGCCATCAAGTCCTGTCTGGTTTGTCTGAACTCTTTCTGTCAAAATCACCTTGAACAACATGAGAATCTCTTTAAAGGAAAGAGACATGATCTAATGGACGCCACTAGATACCTTCAGAAGATGATCTGCAGTAAACATAAAAAACTGCTGGACATTTTCTGCCGCTCTGACCAGAGTTGTATATGTATGCTCTGCATGgtggacaaacacaaaaatcatgACACTGTATCAACTGTAgcagagaggacagagaaacag AAACACTTGGGTGATACACAGAGAAAATACCAGCAGCAAatcaagaagagaaagaaaaaacttaGTGAGCTGAAAGAGGCTGTGAAGATTCACAAG cactctgcacagacagcagtggaggacagtgagaggatctttgaTAAGCTCATCCGCTTCATTAAGGGAAGACGCTCTGAGGTCACACAGATGATCAGAGATCAAGAAAAGACTGTAGTGAGTCAAGCTGAAGCACTTATGAAGCAACTGGAGAAGGAGATTGACCAAATGAGGTCCATAAATGacgagctggagcagctttcacaaaCACATAATCACATCCATTTCCTCCAG AGTTACCTGTCTCTCCCTGTTCCTCCTGGGTCTCCGGATGTTCCCAAAATCACTGAGAGGTCTTTTGATAAAGTAGGAAAATCAGTGTCTCGGCTGAGACAGGAATTGGAGGATTTCTGCACAGAGGATATTGAAAAGCTATCTGGTCGAG AAAATTGCCACAACAGTTTGGTGTCAGAAGTGGGATATCTTGAGGGTTTTCTTCCGGACCCGAGAGAGGACATGACTGATTATGGACTTTGTAGTTTCAGCCCTACTCTGCATAAAAGTTCAGGGAGAGGTCCAGAGGGACTCCACTGA
- the LOC109061665 gene encoding E3 ubiquitin/ISG15 ligase TRIM25-like isoform X2, with translation MAEARFSHDQFRCPVCLDLLKDPVTIPCGHSYCMSCIKQCWNQEDQRRDYSCPECRQTFRPRPALKKSTMLAEVVEKMKITECKTAVPAGPGDVKCDVCTGRKHKAIKSCLVCLNSFCQNHLEQHENLFKGKRHDLMDATRYLQKMICSKHKKLLDIFCRSDQSCICMLCMVDKHKNHDTVSTVAERTEKQKHLGDTQRKYQQQIKKRKKKLSELKEAVKIHKHSAQTAVEDSERIFDKLIRFIKGRRSEVTQMIRDQEKTVVSQAEALMKQLEKEIDQMRSINDELEQLSQTHNHIHFLQSYLSLPVPPGSPDVPKITERSFDKVGKSVSRLRQELEDFCTEDIEKLSGRVRTIQIISPPGHVIKKKLFLATIKQQILEEE, from the exons ATGGCTGAAGCCAGGTTTTCTCATGATCAGTTCAGATGTCCAGTGTGTCTGGATTtgctgaaggatccagtgactattccctgtggacacagttactgtatgagctGCATTAAACAATGCTGGAATCAAGAGGATCAGAGGAGAGACTACAGCTGCCCTGaatgcagacagaccttcagacCAAGACCTGCTTTAAAGAAAAGCACCATGCTGGCAGAAGTGGTGGAGAAAATGAAGATAACTGAATGCAAAACTGCTGTTCCTGCCGGACCTGGAGATGTGaagtgtgacgtctgtactggaagaaaacacAAAGCCATCAAGTCCTGTCTGGTTTGTCTGAACTCTTTCTGTCAAAATCACCTTGAACAACATGAGAATCTCTTTAAAGGAAAGAGACATGATCTAATGGACGCCACTAGATACCTTCAGAAGATGATCTGCAGTAAACATAAAAAACTGCTGGACATTTTCTGCCGCTCTGACCAGAGTTGTATATGTATGCTCTGCATGgtggacaaacacaaaaatcatgACACTGTATCAACTGTAgcagagaggacagagaaacag AAACACTTGGGTGATACACAGAGAAAATACCAGCAGCAAatcaagaagagaaagaaaaaacttaGTGAGCTGAAAGAGGCTGTGAAGATTCACAAG cactctgcacagacagcagtggaggacagtgagaggatctttgaTAAGCTCATCCGCTTCATTAAGGGAAGACGCTCTGAGGTCACACAGATGATCAGAGATCAAGAAAAGACTGTAGTGAGTCAAGCTGAAGCACTTATGAAGCAACTGGAGAAGGAGATTGACCAAATGAGGTCCATAAATGacgagctggagcagctttcacaaaCACATAATCACATCCATTTCCTCCAG AGTTACCTGTCTCTCCCTGTTCCTCCTGGGTCTCCGGATGTTCCCAAAATCACTGAGAGGTCTTTTGATAAAGTAGGAAAATCAGTGTCTCGGCTGAGACAGGAATTGGAGGATTTCTGCACAGAGGATATTGAAAAGCTATCTGGTCGAG tgaGAACCATCCAGATAATTTCTCCCCCAGGACATGTGAtcaaaaaaaagctgtttttagcCACAATTAAACAACAAATCCTTGAGGAAGAATAG
- the LOC109061647 gene encoding tripartite motif-containing protein 16-like — MAEASVSAEQFICSVCLDLLKDPVAIPCGHSYCKSCITGHWNQEDEKRVYSCPQCRQTFRPKPTLGKNTMLAEVVEKLKKTELQTVPAGPGDVECDVCIGRKHKAVKSCMVCLNSYCQNHLEQHENLFKGKKHNLMDATGRLQKMICQKHEKLLDIYCRTDKCCICVLCVVDEHKNHKTVSSAVERAEKQKHLVQTQIKFQQQIQEREKKLQELREAVKTHKRSAQTAVEDSERTFTELIQSIEKRRSEVTQMIRDREKTVVSRAEGLLKKLEHEIDQLRRRNAELQQLSQTHNHTFFLQSFPTLPVPPGSPDVPSITDSSLDVVGKSVSKMRQKLEEFCREEIEKLSGRVTCIQIIPTPEYESRKDFLQYFCRFTLDPNTVHKHLHLCEGNRAVTYSRTHQEYPDHPDRFSFWHQVLCIERVRERCYWEVEWSGDYCVCISVSYQSISRKGWGDKSQFGSNDQSWSLICSPSSYTFCQNNKQTELSAVSNSRKIGVYVDHNIGILSFYSISDTMTLIHRVQTTFTQPLYPGFRFIFPFVYRLFGSAEYPTAKLCDIK, encoded by the exons ATGGCTGAAGCAAGTGTTTCAGCAGAGCAGTTCATCTGTTCAGTGTGCCTGGATTTGCTAAAGGATCCAGTAgccattccctgtggacacagttactgtaagagctgCATTACAGGCCACTGGAATCAAGAGGATgagaagagagtctacagctgccctcaatgcagacagaccttcagacCAAAACCTACTTTAGGCaaaaacaccatgctggctgaagtggtggagaaactgaagaaaacTGAACTCCAAACTGTTCCTGCTGGACCTGGAGATGTGGAGTGTGACGTCTGCATTGGAAGAAAACACAAAGCTGTAAAGTCCTGCATGGTGTGTCTGAATTCTTATTGTCAAAACCACCTTGAACAACATGAGAATCTCTTCAAAGGAAAGAAACACAATCTAATGGACGCCACGGGACGACTACAgaagatgatctgccagaaacatgaaaAACTGCTGGACATTTACTGCCGTACTGACAAGTGTTGCATTTGTGTGCTCTGTGTGGTGGATgaacacaaaaaccacaaaactgtCTCAAGTGCAGTGGAGAGAGCAGAGAAACAG AAACACTTGGTTCAGACACAAATAAAATTCCAGCAGCAAATCCAGGAGCGAGAGAAGAAACTTCAGGAGCTGAGAGAGGCTGTTAAGACTCACAAG cgctctgcacagacagcagtggaggacagtgagaggaccTTTACTGAACTCATCCAGTCCATAGAGAAAAGACGATCTGAGGTCACACAGATGATCAGAGATCGAGAAAAGACTgtagtgagtcgagctgaaggtCTCTTGAAAAAACTAGAACATGAAATTGATCAACTAAGGAGGAGAAATGCTGAGCTGCAGCAGCTTTCACAGACACATAATCACACCTTTTTCCTCCAG aGTTTCCCGACTCTCCCTGTTCCTCCTGGATCTCCAGATGTTCCCAGCATCACTGACAGTTCTCTGGATGTTGTAGGAAAATCAGTCTCTAAAATGAGACAGAAACTGGAGGAGTTCTGCAGAGAAGAAATTGAAAAACTCTCTGGAAGAG TGACATGCATCCAGATCATTCCCACCCCAGAATATGAGAGCAGGAAAGACTTCCTACAGT ATTTCTGTCGATTTACTCTGGATCCAAACACTGTGCATAAACACCTCCATCTGTGTGAGGGGAACAGAGCGGTGACTTACAGTAGAACACACCAAGAGTATCCTGATCACCCAGACAGATTTAGTTTTTGGCATCAGGTGTTGTGTATTGAGAGAGTGCGTGAACGCTGCTATTGGGAGGTTGAATGGAGTGGggattattgtgtgtgtatatcagtgtCTTATCAGAGTATAAGCAGAAAGGGATGGGGTGATAAGAGCCAATTTGGaagtaatgatcagtcctggagtttaaTCTGCTCTCCTTCCAGTTACACATTCTGTCAAAATAACAAACAGACTGAACTCTCTGCAGTGTCCAACTCCCGTaaaataggagtgtatgtggatcacaatATCGGAATTCTGTCTTTCTACAGCATCTCTGACACAATGACCCTCATCCACAGAGTCCAGAcaacattcactcagccgctctatcctgggtttaggTTTATTTTTCCATTTGTGTACAGATTATTTGGATCAGCTGAATATCCAACAGCAAAACTGTGTGACATTAAATAG